The DNA sequence CATGCACTTTTTcgtagaattattattattgagtcGCAGCCAAATATAACATACAAAGACATAAGGTTCACTTttccaaatttataatttctttcttttcccaccaaactttccaaatttaattttgatgacattaaaataagaataaattaatatatatatatatatatatagaagcatACTTACAAGTGTAGTACTCATATCATATTATCATTTCGGTAGGATAAGATTGTCTGCATGTGTCTTATTTGGACCTTCATACAAAGTGCTTAAAAGATTTAagagaataaataaaacaaaatgatggTTGAGATGGGCCGGGGTTGTACAAACTACAAAGGAGGCAGCAAGAATGGGTCCACCCATGCACAATGATCCACGTCCATttcaatatttcattttaagACAGATGCACATAGCGTCCATTAATGACCGACAATGACCTCTCGTACGTGCCAAACACACAAACATATCAATTTactttcaaataattaattttatatatttatatattttattttatttttaaaaacccaatcCAAGGCTGAGAAGTTCAAATGAATATTTCAATGTCACTCTCTCTCCGTTATGCCAACGGACTTGTCcccaatatataataataataataactcattttttgttttagttttggtTCTTTACACATAATatcacaaaattatttttttttctcaaaatatctaaatatatatataaaaaaaaaactcctaatcctaaaagaaaatagcaACTCCTCAATCGCGgttgaaaaaaaggaaagagttTTCAGAGTTTCCGATGATTTCATGGTCATCtcgatgatgataatgatgatgtcAAGAGGGTGGATCGGGATCCCACTCCGGGATGGAACTAAGACTAGAGGCAAAGCTCCGGCCACCGCTGGACCTTCGTCTCCTATCTCGCTTCCGCTGAGGCGCGGCGGCGAGAGGGCTAGCACTGGCCGGGCAAGAGGCGGCGGGTAGCCAGACGGGATAACGGCAACTGTTCATGAGAGCGGAGCTAGCGCGGACGGCGAGGGCAGCCATGTCCTCAGGCTGGAGACGGCGGCGGAGCATGGAGACAGGAAGGAGAAAGTAGAGCTGACCCGGATGCAGCTCGTCGTCGGCGGAGAGTGCGGAGAGGAAATCGCCGAGCTCCATATCGTCGGAGTTGCAGATGAAGGAGGAGGGGGACTTGTTGAGGATGTGAGAGACGGTTACAGGGCGGGTATACTCTTCGAGCTTGCCGTCCTGGAGGACAACCTTGGCGGTCATGGACATCGTCGGAAcagccgccgccgccgccgtgACGTCGCATGACTGGCAGATCCCCATTGCCGGCGGGTTGCCGGTTGGATCCAAGTGAGTCTttttatttgctattttttttattaatatttttttttaaaaaaaaataatattgaaaaaataaggCGATGGTGGGATGGGGTATTTATATAAGAATAAAATGGAAAGGAAAAAGTGAGGAATAGGGTATGACGCGTCTTGTTTTTGTCGTTTAGTGAGGGGTAGTAAGGGGTAGGACCGTAGGGAAATATGGCAGCCTGGAAGTGGTTGCAGACAGCTTGCATCTGTGTGTTGGTCTGAGATCCCTGCAGTCGCCTTTGGATTTTCCAAGATTCACAGCCTCACTgctgttttaattaattaattatggaagtatttgttaattttttttctttcacaattgaaaaaaaaagttttaaaattcataaatgatttttttcttgaataataGCTAAAGGTTTGTTCTGGTCCGTATagatatgtttatatagttaaaaaaaaattaatataaagattaaaataaatattttgatataacTGGAGGTCAATAATGGTCTTGCACTTGGTTAAAAGGCaatatcaagtaataaacaACTTCTCTAAACAAGGGGAtgatgcttcattagcagattaaaatatatatatatatatatatatatatagttagctgatttcctaaattagagggttaaaaaaaaaaaaaagtgaaactTAATTTACagacaaaaaattattagatgTGGGAATTCGGCAGAGATTAGACATGGAAAGaaagaatatttatttaaagCAGTGGAGTGGAGTGTGGAGTTGATAGTCCTTGAGAGCCAGCTAAGGTGTTGATTGAGGTAACTGGATTGGATAGGATGGTTGTCAAGTCTAGTGATTGTGCAATCCATGCTATCTATCGTACATTTACCACCAGTGCCACACACAGTGATCAATAGGATGATATCACCAATCTGATCATGATTCATGATTTATTGATTTgttgatttatgatttattgattTATGGATGGGGAgaatatataatgaatatattcttttgttctttctttccgGACATTAATCATCGGCTTTGTCAAATACATGCATGAGGACTGGCTACtgaggagaggagaggagaggagaggagagagGGATTCACAATGCAATGCATTGCATTGGTGCTGGTGATGATGGAGGCCTCAAAGAGTAGTTGAATGATTGCTGAGCTCTATAGACACAGCATTGGatcttcttgttgttattattattattattgtattattttcatCGTCATTAATAACAGGATAACTACGTGgcatatttattatataggaCATAGGCCTAAGCATGGGAGGAGGTTTGTTTACAAAACAGCAagattttgtattgtttaattgttttgacATAGTCATGTTGACCAagttattatgaattattaattttaggaAGGGCTAAAGCAAAAGAACAAACACTAAACCTTCCGACAAAGAGATGGAGGTGTGACCTGTGATGTGGGGTTGGAGCTAGCGCAGGAGAATGCATGGATTCCTGAACTTGTGgtgcctttatttatttatttatttatttatgcaactATGCGACCAAAcctattttcaataattcatcTGCAATTAAGACCCAATGACAAGGTGCGTCAAGACCTCTCTTTAATTTGCTGGCTCTTCTGGTCGGCATCCCAATGCAAGAAGTGCACATGTGTTTTTCAGTGTGTCTGCGCAAAACACtggttgattttgttcacaATTTGATTAGTAGAAAAGTAGGCAATGGGGGACTGTTTTATGGTCAAAGAAGAGGTGATTAAACAAGTTTGAATGTTGGGTAGAGCTAGAAACATTCTCCATGATGCAGACTGGATTGTTGAAGCTGTGTGTTAATAAATGTCACACCACATCTGTGAACAGACAGAGTGAGCAGCTCCCACCACATGCCCACTTGTGCTAATTGGAGCAGTATAAATAATGTGTTGTGACTTGTGATCAGTCTACTGAGTGGGGGCAAGTACAAACATGACCCATTTTCAACCTTCACCAGCAGGATGGGTCCATTATTGACCTGAACTCCACACAGGCTGGAAAATTAAATACATGGGATCCTGTTTGTTGCTGTGGCTTAtcataaaatacacaaataaaaatctcatttgATTCACAAGACCAAGCAAATTGAACGAAAGGGATGGCAAGTCTCTTCAGAGGTTTTGGTGGTTTGGTACATTTCCAGATAATGGTTTAGGTTTGCTCATGGAAGGTGAAGATTTAAAACCTCACAAATATTTATGGCCATGGTGGAGCTGGTGTACTTTCTCAGGTTCAGTCTGTATAAGAACCATCAAAACCAACGCACTTAACAAGATATAACAGCCTGGCTTTGCCAAGCCAGTTAAGCGCCCAGAGGCATAAACATAATGCTGGCAAAGATCATCTTCTTTGCAGCAGTATCAGTGGCCATTGCCACCGTCATCCTCCTAGCATTCGTTTCACCGCCAGGGCACAAGAAAAACCAGGAGGACAAGCAAGGCTCTTGGCTCGACCTCTCCCTCTACATTCAGCCGCCCCACCTTCCAAACTACCAACATCCAGGAGCAACACAACGAAGGAGTGAGGCATTGATTTTCCACCACACAATCACAGAGGGTCCGAAGAACACATCGAAGGTCATCGGCAAAGCACAGGGCTTCATAATTCCCATAGAGCATTTTGCTCATTCACCATTTAACATCATTTACCTCAGCTTCAATACACCAGAGTACACTGGGAGCCTAAATGTAGAGGCAAAGCAAATGAGGAATGAAGCCAGAGAAGAACTCACTGTTCTAGGTGGAACCGGTTCGTTTGCCTTCGCCCGAGGACTTGCCGTCTTCATACAAAATCAAAATTACAATCTCAATCGAAGGGATGGGCTAACATCACATACTTTTGCCATGTACCACCTGCAGTTAAGGCTGAAGTTCCCTGTACAGTAATATGGCAATA is a window from the Dioscorea cayenensis subsp. rotundata cultivar TDr96_F1 chromosome 2, TDr96_F1_v2_PseudoChromosome.rev07_lg8_w22 25.fasta, whole genome shotgun sequence genome containing:
- the LOC120269946 gene encoding dirigent protein 6 gives rise to the protein MLAKIIFFAAVSVAIATVILLAFVSPPGHKKNQEDKQGSWLDLSLYIQPPHLPNYQHPGATQRRSEALIFHHTITEGPKNTSKVIGKAQGFIIPIEHFAHSPFNIIYLSFNTPEYTGSLNVEAKQMRNEAREELTVLGGTGSFAFARGLAVFIQNQNYNLNRRDGLTSHTFAMYHLQLRLKFPVQ
- the LOC120270505 gene encoding uncharacterized protein LOC120270505, which gives rise to MGICQSCDVTAAAAAVPTMSMTAKVVLQDGKLEEYTRPVTVSHILNKSPSSFICNSDDMELGDFLSALSADDELHPGQLYFLLPVSMLRRRLQPEDMAALAVRASSALMNSCRYPVWLPAASCPASASPLAAAPQRKRDRRRRSSGGRSFASSLSSIPEWDPDPPS